One genomic window of Haladaptatus sp. R4 includes the following:
- a CDS encoding UbiA family prenyltransferase, whose product MPISRRGSGVVPAARAVASQVHPVFMLPPVAASWFGSMLAGEFSLATGGLHMVAIFAAVYTAHVKDGYVDFYIRGEDEDHPLTAKGCKLLLVAAATLFLVCLGGLWVTVGVGAVLITLPTWFIGYLHAPQLDTNPITTTTGYPLGIALSILGGYYVQTGTLSPVAIAFALVFLVLLSGVKVIDDAQDYEYDRTISKRTVAVVLGQNRARTAAYGLILFALLCVLGLSVSGVFPPSSVLAVLAFGAVAVVAYRSGPELATMLLIRGSYVFLALLLTAVWFRPFS is encoded by the coding sequence ATGCCCATCTCACGCCGCGGTTCCGGCGTGGTTCCCGCCGCACGCGCAGTCGCTTCGCAAGTCCACCCAGTGTTCATGCTTCCGCCCGTCGCCGCCTCGTGGTTCGGGAGCATGCTGGCCGGGGAATTTTCGCTCGCGACCGGCGGACTCCACATGGTCGCCATCTTCGCGGCCGTCTACACGGCCCACGTCAAGGACGGCTACGTCGATTTTTACATCAGAGGCGAGGACGAGGACCACCCGCTTACGGCAAAGGGTTGTAAACTCCTGCTCGTCGCCGCCGCGACCCTCTTTCTGGTTTGCCTCGGGGGACTCTGGGTGACCGTCGGCGTCGGCGCGGTGCTCATCACGCTCCCGACGTGGTTCATCGGCTACCTCCACGCGCCGCAACTGGATACGAACCCCATCACGACGACGACCGGTTATCCGCTCGGTATCGCGCTGTCGATCCTCGGCGGTTACTACGTCCAGACGGGGACGCTCTCGCCCGTCGCCATCGCGTTCGCGCTCGTCTTCCTGGTTCTGCTCTCGGGCGTGAAGGTCATCGACGACGCGCAGGATTACGAGTACGACCGCACCATCTCGAAACGAACCGTGGCCGTCGTCCTCGGGCAGAATCGCGCTCGAACCGCAGCCTACGGACTCATCCTGTTCGCGTTGCTCTGTGTCCTCGGACTTTCGGTGTCGGGGGTGTTCCCGCCGAGTTCCGTTCTCGCAGTCCTGGCGTTCGGTGCCGTAGCCGTCGTCGCCTACCGGAGCGGCCCGGAACTCGCCACGATGTTGCTCATCCGCGGGTCGTACGTCTTCCTCGCGCTGTTGCTGACGGCGGTGTGGTTTCGTCCGTTTTCGTGA
- a CDS encoding NUDIX domain-containing protein yields MQVPKGTIEDGEAPHEAVVREVREESGLTDFDSVRPLSTDVWNHHEKPKAYRRHFFHLVADEPRDEWRHKVTGSGEDNGVVYSYFWIQPGACSLARDMDDYIERILE; encoded by the coding sequence GTGCAGGTCCCGAAAGGGACAATTGAGGACGGGGAAGCGCCCCACGAGGCAGTCGTCCGCGAAGTGCGAGAGGAGAGCGGTTTGACCGACTTCGATTCCGTCCGTCCGCTCTCCACGGACGTGTGGAACCACCACGAGAAGCCGAAAGCCTACCGGCGGCACTTCTTCCACCTCGTCGCCGACGAACCGCGCGACGAGTGGCGACACAAGGTCACCGGGAGCGGGGAGGACAACGGCGTCGTCTACAGCTACTTTTGGATTCAGCCCGGCGCGTGTTCGCTTGCCCGCGACATGGACGACTACATCGAGCGAATTCTGGAGTGA
- a CDS encoding alpha/beta fold hydrolase, with protein MSDMTHDETIVNGVRLHYVEAGDGPLVLLLHGFPEFWYSWRDQIPALAEAGYHVVAPDMRGYNVSEKPYGVESYRVEELVGDVVGLMDHFGEDEAYVVGHDWGGAVAWEVGIRHPERVAKLAVLNAPHPGRFREVLRTPAQLRRSWYMFFFQLPWLPEAYLSARNYDSIEGIFRDTPVNSDAFSEADVQRYVEAASQPGALTGSINYYRALFRDAVPTGLRSLVGGSSHSLDVSVPTLLIWGMEDFALGNELTEGLDRWIPDLRIERLSDASHWVQNDRPEAVNDSLIEFLSE; from the coding sequence ATGTCCGACATGACTCACGACGAGACCATCGTCAACGGCGTCCGTCTCCACTACGTCGAGGCGGGTGATGGTCCACTCGTCCTCCTCCTGCACGGCTTCCCCGAATTCTGGTACTCGTGGCGCGACCAGATTCCGGCCCTCGCCGAGGCAGGGTACCACGTCGTCGCGCCCGACATGCGGGGATACAACGTCTCGGAGAAACCCTACGGCGTCGAATCGTATCGCGTCGAGGAGTTGGTCGGCGACGTTGTCGGCCTCATGGACCACTTCGGCGAGGACGAGGCGTACGTCGTCGGCCACGACTGGGGTGGTGCCGTCGCGTGGGAGGTCGGAATCCGCCACCCCGAGCGCGTCGCCAAGCTCGCCGTCCTGAACGCACCGCATCCGGGTCGGTTTCGCGAAGTCCTGCGGACGCCCGCACAGCTCCGACGTTCGTGGTACATGTTCTTCTTCCAGTTGCCGTGGCTTCCGGAGGCGTACCTCTCCGCCCGAAACTACGACTCCATCGAGGGAATCTTCCGGGACACGCCGGTGAACTCGGACGCGTTCAGCGAGGCGGACGTCCAGCGCTACGTCGAGGCCGCTTCTCAGCCCGGCGCGCTGACGGGGTCCATCAACTACTACCGCGCGCTGTTCCGCGACGCCGTTCCGACGGGACTTCGGTCCCTCGTTGGCGGGTCGAGCCACTCCCTCGACGTGTCGGTACCGACCCTGCTGATTTGGGGCATGGAGGACTTCGCGCTCGGCAACGAGTTGACCGAGGGACTGGATCGCTGGATTCCCGACTTGCGAATCGAGCGCCTATCCGACGCCAGTCACTGGGTCCAAAACGACCGACCCGAAGCGGTGAACGACTCGCTGATCGAATTTCTGTCCGAGTAA
- a CDS encoding pyridoxal phosphate-dependent aminotransferase — protein MTGFSDRVEHVSISGIRKVFEAAGEDAINLGLGQPDFPTPDHAREAALEAIESGATDAYTSNKGIPQLREAISAKHERDNDIDVPPGNIIATAGGSEALHIALEAHVSAGEEVIFPDPGFVAYDALTHLAGGTPKPVPVREDLTLDPATIEENITEDTAAFVVNSPGNPTGAVSDEEDMREFARIADEHDVLCISDEVYEHIVFEGEHHSPMQFAETDNVVVVNACSKTYSMTGWRLGWVAGSERRIERMLRVHQYVQACASAPAQFAALGALTGPQDTVEEMAASFEERRDILLDGLNDIGLETPTPQGAFYAMPKVPDGFVDEVLERGVVVVPGEAFGEHGAGYARISYATSIEEIEAALEIMGEAADAVR, from the coding sequence ATGACCGGCTTTTCGGACAGGGTCGAACACGTATCGATAAGCGGCATTCGGAAGGTGTTCGAGGCCGCAGGTGAGGACGCCATCAATCTCGGACTCGGACAACCGGACTTCCCGACGCCGGACCACGCGCGGGAGGCCGCGCTGGAGGCCATCGAATCGGGCGCGACGGACGCCTACACGTCGAACAAAGGGATTCCCCAGCTTCGGGAAGCCATCAGCGCGAAACACGAACGCGACAACGACATCGACGTGCCGCCGGGGAACATCATCGCCACGGCGGGTGGCAGCGAGGCGCTCCACATCGCCCTCGAAGCGCACGTCAGCGCGGGCGAGGAAGTCATCTTCCCCGACCCCGGGTTCGTCGCGTACGACGCGCTGACCCACCTCGCGGGCGGGACGCCGAAACCCGTCCCCGTGCGCGAGGATTTGACGCTCGACCCGGCAACCATCGAGGAGAACATCACCGAGGACACCGCCGCGTTCGTCGTCAACAGCCCCGGCAACCCGACCGGTGCCGTGTCGGACGAGGAGGATATGCGCGAGTTTGCCCGCATCGCGGACGAACACGACGTGCTCTGTATCTCCGACGAGGTGTACGAACACATCGTCTTCGAGGGAGAACACCACTCGCCGATGCAGTTCGCGGAGACTGACAACGTCGTCGTCGTCAACGCCTGCTCGAAGACGTACTCGATGACCGGGTGGCGACTCGGTTGGGTCGCGGGAAGCGAGCGCAGGATCGAGCGCATGCTCCGCGTTCATCAGTACGTGCAGGCCTGCGCGAGCGCTCCGGCGCAGTTCGCCGCGCTCGGCGCGCTGACCGGCCCGCAGGACACCGTCGAGGAGATGGCCGCCTCGTTCGAGGAGCGGCGTGACATCCTTCTCGACGGCTTGAACGATATCGGACTCGAAACGCCGACGCCGCAGGGCGCGTTCTACGCCATGCCGAAAGTTCCGGACGGCTTCGTGGACGAAGTCCTCGAACGCGGCGTCGTCGTCGTCCCCGGCGAGGCGTTCGGCGAGCACGGCGCGGGCTACGCTCGCATCTCCTACGCGACGAGCATCGAGGAAATCGAGGCGGCGCTGGAAATCATGGGCGAGGCGGCGGACGCGGTTCGCTGA